In Gopherus flavomarginatus isolate rGopFla2 chromosome 1, rGopFla2.mat.asm, whole genome shotgun sequence, a single genomic region encodes these proteins:
- the TPBGL gene encoding trophoblast glycoprotein-like — MAGRRPLGARALSLLRWLGMLLLLPLLQAGQGCPGHCYCFATPELDQCSYVRLQEPPRDLPRGVRNLTIAGGNLTVLRRAAFAGNGSRPLGDLSRLLLPRDNIQAIEDRAFQGLAGLTALDLSHNPLRALARGAFRGCPRLRTLKLNQALLLLGEAPEEPLAGALRNLSLRRLELAGNGLRALPGAALPEGLEELDLRNNSLQGLSPEELARLDSAPLGRLQLYLGSNPLRCDCALRPLLGWMRNASWRVADARSLRCAAPRELSGLPVLRLRLEQLGCGARREPGPGGADWEPRSEEAGEQKELETASYVFFGIVLALIGVIFLMVLYLNRRGIKRWLNNLREACRDQMEGYHYRYEQDTDPRRASASPSGL, encoded by the coding sequence ATGGCAGGGAGGCGGCCGCTGGGCGCCCGCGCCCTCTCCCTGCTCCGGTGGctggggatgctgctgctgctgccgctgctccAGGCCGGGCAGGGCTGCCCGGGTCACTGCTACTGCTTCGCCACGCCGGAGCTGGACCAGTGCAGCTACGTGCGCCTGCAGGAGCCGCCGCGGGACCTGCCCCGCGGGGTGCGCAACCTCACCATCGCGGGCGGCAACCTGACGGTGCTGCGCCGGGCGGCCTTCGCCGGCAACGGGAGCCGGCCGCTGGGCGACCTGAGCCGGCTGCTGCTGCCCCGCGACAACATCCAGGCCATCGAGGATCGCGCCTTCCAGGGGCTGGCCGGCCTGACGGCGCTGGACCTCAGCCACAACCCGCTGCGCGCCCTGGCCCGCGGCGCCTTCCGCGGCTGCCCGCGGCTGCGCACCCTCAAGCTCAAccaggcgctgctgctgctgggcgagGCGCCCGAGGAGCCGCTGGCCGGCGCCCTGCGCAACCTGAGCCTGCGGCGGCTGGAGCTGGCGGGCAACGGGCTGAGGGCGCTGCCGGGCGCCGCGCTGccggaggggctggaggagctggatcTGCGGAACAACTCgctgcaggggctgagccccGAGGAGCTGGCCCGGTTGGACTCAGCCCCGCTGGGCAGGCTCCAGCTCTACCTGGGCTCCAACCCGCTGCGCTGTGACTGCGCCCTGCGCCCGCTGCTGGGCTGGATGCGCAACGCCAGCTGGAGGGTGGCGGACGCGCGCAGCCTGCGCTGCGCCGCCCCGCGGGAGCTGAGCGGTTTGCCGGTGCTGCGCCTCCGCCTGGAGCAGCTGGGCTGCGGGGCCAGGCGGGAGCCAGGGCCCGGGGGGGCCGACTGGGAGCCGCGGTCCGAGGAGGCCGGCGAGCAGAAGGAGCTGGAGACCGCCTCCTACGTGTTCTTCGGCATCGTGCTGGCGCTGATCGGGGTCATCTTCCTCATGGTGCTGTACCTCAACCGCAGGGGCATCAAGCGCTGGCTCAACAACCTGCGGGAGGCCTGCCGGGACCAGATGGAGGGCTACCACTACCGCTACGAGCAGGACACCGACCCGCGCCGGGCCAGCGCCAGCCCCTCGGGGCTCTGA